The following is a genomic window from Collimonas fungivorans Ter331.
CGTCGGCTCCGATACTTGTGCGTTCTTGGCCAGGGCGGTGATGTTTTCTGCCAGCGCCAGCTGCGGATTATCGAGAATCGTCAGCGCGACCTTTTTCTCCGACTTCGACAGCAAGTCGATCTGGGTCCGGATCGCGTCCAGCAGCATTGTCATTCGAGTCCGGCCCGCTCAGAGTTCTGGCAGCGCTTCTTCGCGCCATTGCAAACCGTCGCGCGCAATCAGGGCGCTGGCCGCGGCCGGGCCCCAGGTGCCGGCGGTGTAAGGAATCGGATCGTCTTCTTCCTGGTCCCAGAATTCCAGGATGGGCTCCACCCATTCCCATGCCGCTTCCAGCTCGTCGCTGCGCATGAACAAGGTCAGCTGGCCGCGCAAGACATCCAGCAACAGCCGTTCGTAAGCTTCCATGCGCGGCGATTTAAAACTCTCGCGGAAATTCAGTTCCAGTTCGACCGGTTTCAGGCGCATGCCGTCGCCTGGCGTCTTGGCCATCAGGTTGAGGGTCAGGCCTTCGTCCGGCTGCAAGCGGATCACCAGGCAGTTCGGCTCGAAACTGCTGTTCGGCTGGGCAAAAATCGAATGCGGGATGGTTTTGAAGCGGATCACGATTTCCGCCAGCGAATCGGCCATGCGTTTGCCGGTGCGCAGGTAAAACGGCACGCCGGCCCAGCGCCAGGTATCGACTTCGGCCTTGAGGGCGACAAAGGTTTCGGTACGCGAGTGCGGATTGGCGTCGGCTTCCTTGCGGTAGCCCGGCACGGCGACGCCTTCGACGTGGCCGGAACGGTATTGGCCGCGCACTACGTTTTGCGCGAGGGTAGTCGGAGTGAAGTTTTTCAGTGAACGCAGGACTTTCAGTTTTTCATCGCGGACGGCATCTGGCGTGATCGATACCGGCGGTTCCATGGCGACGATGCACAGCAGCTGCAGCAAGTGGTTCTGCAGCATGTCGCGCAAGGCGCCCGAGGTTTCGTAGTAGCCCATGCGGTTGCCGACGCCCAGTTCTTCGGCAATCGTGATCTGCACGTCGGAAATCCATTCGCGGCGCCACAGCGGCTCGAACAATACATTGCCGAAGCGCAGCG
Proteins encoded in this region:
- the zwf gene encoding glucose-6-phosphate dehydrogenase, translating into MALAEFDLAIFGGTGDLAMRKLLPAMYARDRANDLPPGARILCIGRHESSDADFLKHVEQDAKPHVSKEALDAAVWQRFCKRIKYVAMDATDAASYKALVEAMRPDHAITNVFYLATPPSLFSKICKNLAACGLATSNSRVVLEKPLGRDLASAKQINAEVGEVFAESQIFRIDHYLGKETVQNLLALRFGNVLFEPLWRREWISDVQITIAEELGVGNRMGYYETSGALRDMLQNHLLQLLCIVAMEPPVSITPDAVRDEKLKVLRSLKNFTPTTLAQNVVRGQYRSGHVEGVAVPGYRKEADANPHSRTETFVALKAEVDTWRWAGVPFYLRTGKRMADSLAEIVIRFKTIPHSIFAQPNSSFEPNCLVIRLQPDEGLTLNLMAKTPGDGMRLKPVELELNFRESFKSPRMEAYERLLLDVLRGQLTLFMRSDELEAAWEWVEPILEFWDQEEDDPIPYTAGTWGPAAASALIARDGLQWREEALPEL